The sequence GGTTTGGACCATTTAAGGAGACGCCAAGAGTTGCGAGATCCGTTGATGAACTGCTAGAAACATTTGCCTTCTGGAAGCCAAAATTTGTAGCTCCAGCTTTCTCTACTGCCCTGGCCAATGCTTTCGTAGCATCATAGGCCCACAGTCCATAAATGCTCAACTCAGCGTCAAAGTTATTTGGATTTTATTGCAAGAATTTCCTTTTCCACCGAACTCGAAAATTTTCAAGCTCTTTTGTTCTTGGAACGTAAGGTTTAATACCCAGCACCCCTTGTATTGTATCAGTGACGGAAGGACTTGGTGAACTCAAGAAATCAGTAGTCAGACCATCAGTCATGATCCAAACATAGCCTTCACTCATCATTCCAATCTCTTTAGCTTTGGCAAAAAGCTGAGTGCCTAGAGAAGGATACATGTGGACAATGAAAACTCTTGTTTGCATTGTCATCAACTTATAGAGCTCCTCGATAATTTGATCATCAATGGCTGATGGAGAAATGACGCTCCGGTAGGGGACACGAACATCAACTGCTTGCAGAGAATCAACTAAATAAGGTATAATTCCCTCTCCATATTCATTTTCAATGTAGATGGGTACTGCTTCTATCCATCCAAAGGCTTGAAATAATGCACTTATGGCTTTCACTTGAGCTGAGTCGCTATGTGTTGCTCGAAAAAAATAGGAACTCCTAATGGGATTAAGAGAAGGACTTGAagcataaaatgatattatggGCACCTGAGCTTTTTCTCCAAGGTCAATAACAAAATTGGCTTGCGTTGATGTTGATGGCCCTAAGATTGCTTGCACTTCCACGTTTTTTATCAAGTCGAGGGCTGCGTTTTccaaaggagagaagaaaaatcaaagacatTACACGAACCAAATTGTGCAGCAGAGAGAGCAAGCAAAGGACCACCCTTTCTTATAGGATgacattctaaaaaaatcaaattccacTTTCTTATAGGATTACCATTCTGAATACATGTTTTATGATTTGTGAGCTCCTCTCCTCTGCCcccaaagcaaaaaaaactaaCCTCTACTTCTCTGGCCTTGCCATTCTTGCTGCTCTAGCCATGTGTATCTCTCACTATCAATCCAGATTTTTGGGCAGAATATGAACCTAACTTTTTATCTTTCGTAACTCGAGGAGGCAAAAGTTTTTAATGTCAATTAAAAGTTCTGTTCCAACTAGAGTAAAAACTGGCCTACAAATGTGCAGATCGCAATATATTCCCCTCCATGAAAAGAATATTGCCTTTGTCAAACATCTGTTCTGAATTAACATTAGAACAGAGGCTTCTCTAGAAggttttttccttgtattttgATACAGTTCTAAAGTCAGATGATCTCCATATGCAGATAGCAACGTTGGAAGTACAAAGGAGACAATTCTATTGTGTGGAGTGCAAAATGTCTAGCCCACAATATCAGATACGAACAAGAAATACAGCTCACAAAGGATGACCTTTGAAGCAAGATAGCCACAATTTATGATGACTTTTATATGTTCTGACCCACCTTATCATTGATCTAGTAAAATAAAGAAGTATTTTCATTATCATCACATCCCTGTACAGCCACAATTATACACAGGGATTTCTATGATCAAACTAAAAGAAGTTCCAGATTGAGAACCTCGGATAATGAACACAGAATGTGTAAGTATCTACCGTTAAAATGCTGGCTTTCTTAAaactttttgataaaaaaacgaTTCATAATTGGAGAAAAGAGGAGATAATATCAAGAAATGAAGAGGGGAGGCAGAGAGCGAACCTGCAGCAGCTGCACCAACAACATCTTTCTTGGAGTCTCTGATGGCGAGGACCAGTCTGGTTCTGTAGTCACCACGAGTGGCGTAGAAGTCTGAAAGGGCCATGTTGATGCAGCTCAAAGAAATATTGGCCTCCAAAGAATCCAAGTCAAGAGTCACACCTACGTTCACAGGGATAGAACTAGTTGTGTTTTGTGCCACCCCCATTTCCATGAACAAAATcttcaaacaaagaaagagaaagaaggagaTAACAGGCTTTAAGGGGGTTTTCCTCATCTTGCTGATTCTAGCTAGATTTCCTGGTTTAAGCTACGATAGGAAAAATGTCCTGTTTATAAGGTGGTGCCACTCACGGGTTTAGCACAAGAGAGTTTGAAACTGCACGCGGGGAGGACCCGAATGTGTTAGTTTGAAGAGAGGAGAGGTTCATTGACTCTTCTTGCCAGGAGATATTTAATCAAGTTGTCCAAAATTGGAGGAATACGATGCAAGAAGATTTGCATTTACTTTGACATTTCTCATTTGACTCGTTCTATCACTTGTTATAAAGTGGAATCACCTTGCATTCATAGTAAAgagagtttaatttttatagacaTTCAATCAATTGACATgcaccaaaaaatataaaaaactcagAAAAGTCCctaaatcgattttttttttatgggtcacTTGATAACTatactatagaaaaaaaatatgaaattaatgattaatactttttttaatgtaattactAATAAGCCTCGATCGTAGAAAAGATTCATATACCTCTAAACCCAGGCTTACCCACCAAGAACAAAATAGTAGTTTTATTGTGGATTGCATTCTGTATAATCAACGGTAAAACATTGATttgtttaaggtttttttttttttttttttttttaaccacacATTCTATAATATCTCAAGACATGAGGTAATTCATATATgagattaatataaattatattttagagtattattaattgtttagatttttagttgagatgattattcaatataatattaaagttttgtTGATTAAAGTCTGAATTTGAGAATAATAGtagatttatatattattattctagGGTGTTTCTAACCTAGTGGATGATTGGTGAATTCCAAGTAAAAACAGCCAAATGATTGTGATGATTGtgaaatatcatgaaaaaagcatcacctgttttttttaaattgattatttcatttttaattaaggGTTAGATTTTGCTTTCATAATGAATGCCTATCACCAGAagaccattattattattattattattattatttttatttttttttggtagtttCGTGGGAAAATAAAGGAGTCAATAatgtagttgaaaaaaaaaagtataaaaaatatcagtttGGAATTGCTTGTTTgtatggggggggggggttgaaaGTAATAATGAATCATATATACTCTATGGTCTTGGTCTTGGTCTTGGGCATGATCCTtgttattaagttaatttaactagtatattaaaataattaaaatatttatgataagCCTATCAATTCAGTTTTATTGTTCATCGATTTAACTTATAATCCCACCCGTTGACTTATAATCCCAACTGTTGACTGTTCCAaaggaaattaataaattaacagCATGTTGTTAAATTAAGACAAGCCattatttgtaattaattgccTATAGCTACTTCTTGTTTGGCTACCTTTTTAATATCCGTCCCTTtccaaattaataacaaaacacaaaatatgAGTTCTAGGACGTCCTCTATCTCTTATCACCTGCATCCACCATAGAAATTAATGTTTACAAACTTTTGGGAAAAAGCCTTAACCAAACGGTGGCAACTACTTGAAGGCTAGAAATTACCGGTGTTAGTTCAGGGTTCAGATTAGGagttaaaaatgatatttcttttagagtttttatttaaaaagtaaaaatcaagttttatctGAGTTTTGACTAGATTACAAgtgaatttattaaatcaacTTTCAACTTGATTCAACATAAAACTCGACTGGTTCATGTCTTGAATTCACAATCATGTAGTTTATCCATCTGACTAGGTTTAATAGCACTAGAAATTACGATGCGATTAGTTTGGTTATAGTTTGTCGATGACTCAATCAGAAAAGTATAGTatatatcaaacaaacaaacaatcataaaatataaaataaaaattgaagccCCAAAAAGATAAGTAGCTAGCAAGCAAGAgttctaaataatataaaaccctGGGAAATAATTCaagtcaaattttgaatttattctttaatgatCATCAGTTCGAATccttttaaagatttatatatatatataacacttttatttttaatgcttgaaggttattttttttaattattttagaaatatattaaaataatatttttaaaaaaataaaaaaaatacttttaacattattacattaaaacaattttaaaacatataaagaataattttaaattaaaaaatttaattttttaaaaaatacacagCCTGCCACAGCCTGTGCCAAGCATTGAATAGAACATGCAAACAGTTGTTCTTTCTCAAAGCCCTTATGAACATGAAAGCGTTGAAACCATGGAATTCAAGTGTTCTTGCGTTTGTCTTAAgctcttaaaattaattactcaaaATTCTTAGATTTCCACATTTAGCTTTCGAGCTTCTTTGTACCACTACTCATCATGCTGCAAGGATAGCAACAGGCAAATCTAGTTGGGGGGTTTGTCACTGTAATCAGATCCGAGCCaagaagtatttttatttgcagACACATACTATATAGAATAGGTTATCCATGAATTCAGACCGATAAAATCCTTGATGTTAATTACCATGGCTTGTAAATTACAGGAAAACTTGCCATGGTTTAGGATATGTGGAAAGGCAGTCATCTGTACTACCAGCCTTCAAATCTCTTGAAAGATGAAAACAACCACGTATCCAAACAAGAACAATCATTATATTGCACTTGAGGTTTTGGCCtagtggttgaagggacttatttccttcctctgcatcctgggttcaaatctcaccgtgcacgcctgtcacctccgcggtgccttacatgctcactgggtttgcaagatgttcagtaagccgtgggattagtcgtggtgtgcgtaagctggcccggacacccacgtaaataaataaataaaaacaatcattatattATCCCGAAAGTTATAACttaattgattagattttagattttcttttcagAGGTCATTAATTCAAGTCTTATAAGCCTCAAGGTCAATAAAGATTTACATGATCATTACTTTTTAGACTCATGGGATTAGCCGAGATGCTTGCAAGCTGACCCGGATATccatatgaataaaaaagaaaagaaaagaaagaacagtCACTGTACAACATGTGGAAATATTTGTGGAAGTATATATTCAATATTGCTACATACTGTCTAGTCTCAAGGTAAGATCGTAAACTTTCCACGAGGAGTCAAACTAGAAGATGGAAAGCCATTAATCAACACTGACAAACGAGAAGTCAATATGCATTCATAGATCCATTTCTATTATGCGATCCAAATATTCATAAGAAATGGATTCAGAAGCTTTATGAAAATCTATTTGAANNNNNNNNNNNNNNNNNNNNNNNNNNNNNNNNNNNNNNNNNNNNNNNNNNNNNNNNNNNNNNNNNNNNNNNNNNNNNNNNNNNNNNNNNNNNNNNNNNNNNNNNNNNNNNNNNNNNNNNNNNNNNNNNNNNNNNNNNNNNNNNNNNNNNNNNNNNNNNNNNNNNNNNNNNNNNNNNNNNNNNNNNNNNNNNNNNNNNNNNNNNNNNNNNNNNNNNNNNNNNNNNNNNNNNNNNNNNNNNNNNNNNNNNNNNNNNNNNNNNNNNNNNNNNNNNNNNNNNNNNNNNNNNNNNNNNNNNNNNNNNNNNNNNNNNNNNNNNNNNNNNNNNNNNNNNNNNNNNNNNNNNNNNNNNNNNNNNNNNNNNNNNNNNNNNNNNNNNNNNNNNNNNNNNNNNNNNNNNNNNNNNNNNNNNNNNNNNNNNNNNNNNNNNNNNNNNNNNNNNNNNNNNNNNNNNNNNNNNNNNNNNNNNNNNNNNNNNNNNNNNNNNNNNNNNNNNNNNNNNCAATACCTCCAGCTTTGAGCTTCTCTGACAAGTTCAAGATTTGAGTTTCTCCTTTCACCTCCAGAGTAACCTGGCATAAAAAAGGCAAGGCAGATCCTAGGTCCATAACTGATAATCCTCATAAACTTTCAAAGTTGAGAGGTTTATGTATCAAATATTGATGTCACCATTTCTCATTGATACCCTTTAAACATTAATCTCCATTTCTCAATGAGAACAAATCCAAGGCACAATGCAAACTGGCATCATACAATCTCCAGCAATACAAATCAAGGCATACATATCCAGCTAAAACACATACTCAAATGCAATGCAAGTTATTAGGAGGCAGCCAACCTAAGACATAGGCCTTGTTGATGCAAACCAGGACATGAGACAACAATATCAAATGCTAAATACAAGAATCAACAAAAACACTTCGAATAATGcttcataaataaaacaaagaattttaCACGAACAGCCTCAATGGCAAGAGGAGGAATTCTAAATCATTTATTTCATGTGTCTACTCGTGTAAGATTCAATAACTTTTATAccttgcattttattttaatccgaACATTTTGACCACCTTCCTTGCTGGATATTTCCACTACATAAGCCATAAATCTCCTCTAATTTGATAATGTTGTCACCAAAATATCCAATTTATCTACTAAGACTGAATAATACGCCAATAACCCATCATGGCATTCATCTTTTTCTACCCTTTCCAAGTTgagaaatttatgaaaaatctaaaaggaaaaaaaaacccatgaaggaaaattgaaaaagaaattacctTATGCATAGAATCGATATTTTCAGGGCTACAATACTGAAGAGTATGAGGATCCTCCTTGTGTGACCAAATGGCCGAAACCGAGGCATGGCATCCCTGTGTCACCACACTCCCCATCGGCCACGTGTCTATTAGGTCTCTCCTTAACACCACATACTGCACCAACACCTCATCTGAGTTCCCTGCTTTCTTTTCTTCGTTTTGTGGATTGGGTTCTAAATCTGTGGTGGACTGACTCATGGAGCTCGACGCGAGTTGGGTCAGTGACCGAGTTGTGACGCAGAAGGGGAAGGAGAGGTCACGAGCCCTAATTTTGGATCTTGAAGGTGTGAGGTGACGGAGGGAGGGGGTGAAACGACGTGGAGAAAGAAGTGTGGCCATTGGGTGATATTATGACAGCAGGTAGTACCAAATCGCTGTGATGCTTTGTGAGAGATGATTACATCTGGCTCTGAAGACGTTGGAGTATGATTACGGGCTTATGATTACATCTGGCTCCTAAGACGTTGGAGTATGATTATGGGCGTATGGGCTTATGATTACATCTGGCTCCTAAGACGTTGGAGTATGATTATGGGCGTATGGGCTTATGATTACATCTGGCTCCGAAGACGTTGGAGTAAGATCATGGGCTTATGGGCTTCAGGCATTGTGATTACATCTGGCTCCGAAGACGTTGGAGTAAGATTATGGGCTTATGGGCTTCTGGCCTTGTGATTACATCTGGCTCCGAAGACGTTggagtataattatttttttaatagggaGCACAGTTAAGGCACTAATTAAGCAAATGCTTAATGCAAAACTCCTCTTCTTTAGCATTATTATCCTAATCTGAGTTTTCAGAAAGAAAATGTTTTGTTAGAAGCTAGAAGAAAACATGAGAAGCATCATCATCCACACAATACGAAAAACCCGAAAGATAAGCTGGAGCAATCTATGGAGAGAGATTCGCAGAATTACATGCATTGCTATTACAATAGAAAGACTAAATTattggatttttcttatttcctaATTTAATTCTTCCTGCTCTCTCTATATAACCCGTAAATCCTTCCTCTCTTCTCATCTAGAAATAATTACCATCCTTCTCTGTCAActtttttggtgattttgtttcatttctgTATCAATGGCGCCTGCTCTTTTGCTAAAACCATCAtgtttgatctttattttaCTAACTGTAGCATCAAGCATGCAACATTATATCCTCGTAGCTGCATCAGTTCCTTGTTATTTCATATTTGGCGATTCCTTGGTTGATAGTGGCAATAATAATGGACTGTCTACAAGTGCAAAAGTCAATTATCCACCTTACGGGATTGATTTTCCTGCTGGTCCAACAGGAAGGTTCACTAATGGAAAAACCGTAGCAGATATAATCAGTATGCTTTGCCTGTTTCTGTTGCcattttgcatatatatatataatatatatatatggtttataggTATATGGCgcttaatattttttccatgttttttttcctgtaaataATGCCACAGCCGAGCTTTTGGGTTTGAAAGATTATATTCAACCATTTGCCACAGCTACAGCATCAGAAATAATCAATGGTGTGAATTATGCATCTGGCTCCTCAGGAATTCGTGATGAGGCTGGACGTAATTTGGtaataaacattttttcttATTGGAGAAGGGTTATATATATGTACTAATCGATGAACATATGATACATTATCTTTGCAGGGTTCTCATGTTGGCTTCAATCAGCAATTAAACAACCACCAGATTGCAATATCAAGATTGACTAAAACTCTAAAAGATTCAACTGCAGCTCACCTTAATCAATGCCTATATACTGTTGGAATGGGCAGCAATGATTATATAAACGACTACTTTCTGCCTGGCTCCGCAACGAGTACTCGGTATACTCCTGATCAGTTTGCAGGTGTTCTTATCGATCAATATTCTAAGCAAATCAGGGTGagcttttctatatttatttcttttttgacaACATTCTGATGCATAGTCAAATTTGACACCCGTATCATTACTGTTTCTCTAGACGTTGCACGATGCTGGAGCAAGGAAGATTGCCTTGTTTGGTTTAGGAGCAATTAGCTGCACTCcaaattcaattgttttatttgGCAAGAATGGTACATGTTCAGAGAGCATTACTGGTGCAGTTCAGCTTTTTAATGTCAGGCTAAAATCTCTTGTTGATCAACTCAATAAAGAATTAACCGATTCGAAAgttatttatatcaattcaaCTGGAACGTTAGGAAGAGATCCTACTAAGCTTGGTACGTGGTCGAGAATCTCCAATCTTGTTGCTTTTCTTTCTGCTAGCCATTGATTCCTGTGCTCTGTGTGACTCGCAGGTTTCAAGGTCTTCAAATCCAGCTGCTGTCAAGTTAACAATGTTGGTCTCTGTAGTCCAAGCTCAACTGCATGTCCTAATAGAAACGAGTTCATATTCTGGGATGGTTTCCATCCTACAGAGGCTTTGAATAAACTTACAGCAGCAAGGGCGTTCCATGCTCCTGACCCTTCTGATGCTTATCCGTTTGGTATCAGCCAGCTAGTTCATTAGTATTTTGTGAGGATGTAGTTCGTTTATTATATGATATGAGGTCAGAAGCGGCAAGCTGATACTTATATCATGCTATTAAATGCTCAAGATTTTATATCTGTACCATCTAATTAGCAGTCCAAAATCTCTGTGGACTACAAACTTCGATAATTGTATAcatacttaattttttcattattatttaatataaagtatttttttatttcataatcgTTTTTGACCATCATCATCAAGCCCAGCATGTCTGCTATCTGTTTGCTGAATGTTTTTCCTCTTTAACAGTCTGTGACACTATAGCCATCACAACAGCATCAAAGAGCTTCTCTTCTCTATCCCTTCTCTCAATTTTATGAGTGCCATTATAGCCTTTATTCTGCTTTTTGAGAGCTGAGAGCTAAACTGTAAGAATTGAACACATAAGAAAGCTTGATTACTATAACTAACAAAGGAAAGCAGATAACATATTCTAATTCAAAAAACACAGAGGGACATGATGTTCTTATCGAATCTTATGTGCACCAATCTATACAGTAGTATCTACCGAATTCCATTTTATCTAAAGGGTTTTGGTATCAAGTGTTGGCATTTGGTTGTTGTCTCGAGATTAGAAGAGACGAAGATAATGAACATAGAAAGAACATGTCccctgtcttttcttttttgaaaagacAAATTCTTTCTAAAAAAACCCCATAATAATTTACGGGACACTAACTAAATGAAAATAGTTTTGGATATTAATTTCCACAGCCTGACAATATGGAAAACAGTACAAGTAAAACAGAATATTACATTGCTTTTGCAACACAAGAAGTTGATATATCACAGCAGATGGATCAGTATACTCACAGAACCAGTTGAGATTTTATTCTGCCAAAGCTTAAATGTTGATCACAGCGCTAACAATTCCGATTCCAGTTAAACTAGGAATTAAAAGATACATTGTATcgtagaataatataaattttgatatttcaattcaaaaacttaaacctgatttatattatttgttattatactttctcaagtgaaagccctttaaacttgaaatttacacaAGTTCATATtatcttatacttaattttttatcaaataaatagaaatgataAGATTCAAACTTGTGACAACTTGGTCATTAAAACTCTGATActatattaaataatcatttcaatCTAAAAGTCTAAATTATTATGTGACGTCTCAGAATATATTTAATCTTAGTAtttaagaactaaattaaaaatatcattagtcATAAAATCAAAAACAGAAGTAGAGgagtggtgttttttttttttaatgcattttaagAACACAGCTAATTATTTCTTATAACTAATccaaatattattgtttttaaagcaCAATTAATGCACTAATTAAACAAATGCTTAATGGGCACGACTCCTCTTCTTTAACATTATTATCtttgaaagaaaatgttttgTTAGAAGCTAGAAAACATGAGAAGCTTATCCACACAACACGTGATCCATTGACAGATTCCACGAggtcttaaaaaagaaagaatcaggTAGAAAAAACCTGCAATATAAGCTTTGAAGTTGCAGTCTAGACAGGAACAtccagtcttttttttttttttttaattaatatagatatccGGACCAGTTTGTGCGTACTTCAACTAAtctcacgggccctgaagttaatgaccatgcaAGTCTCCAATAACCCTAAGATTTGTGAgattcaatctaaaaatttttagagaacaaatctaaaatctggtcagttaaactatattatttgaGATTGAGGGACAAGCAGTATTGTTGTTGGCATAAAACACTACATGATTGTAGGCATAGTCCTTAAATCTATCATATGGTTGATTCAATAAACTTATAATTCAAAACTAATTCAAGACAGGTttaagtgaaattaaaaaaatttaactttgtgAAATTTAATTGTTGTGGTtaggtttttaattatatagttgACCACCATAACTCAACTCAAATCTAATCACATcaatatcaagaaattaaaaaaataaaataatattgtttttaataatatatgctCACATATGCACATGATGGCCCTCTAAAAGATATTATCTCTCTAGAATCACattgtaaatttttattcttttaaaagacaTCTCTTGAGGAGAGAGATGTACTGTAAACTTACAAACACACTCTCATTTTCTTGTCAATATAAAATTAGTGTCATCATCATAGCCCTAGCCCTTTAAGAGAGGGGCTTTATAATCGTATATATGGATGACGTTTTTTTAATAagcatcaataataatattaatatgtgtTCATACCCATATATGGTAAGCTTTTAAAATACCCTCACTTAAAACAcattgtaggttttttttttaaaaaaaaaagattttttttatacttacaAGCAATTAATACCTTCATCTCCTTAAGAGATGTGATTGGTGACATTTTAATAGAAGTAATTGATTCAAGTTGACTCCATGATGACAATAAATAACCCttgcttt is a genomic window of Populus alba chromosome 18, ASM523922v2, whole genome shotgun sequence containing:
- the LOC118059491 gene encoding glutamate receptor 2.1-like; its protein translation is MRKTPLKPVISFFLFLCLKILFMEMGVAQNTTSSIPVNVGVTLDLDSLEANISLSCINMALSDFYATRGDYRTRLVLAIRDSKKDVVGAAAAALDLIKNVEVQAILGPSTSTQANFVIDLGEKAQVPIISFYASSPSLNPIRSSYFFRATHSDSAQVKAISALFQAFGWIEAVPIYIENEYGEGIIPYLVDSLQAVDVRVPYRSVISPSAIDDQIIEELYKLMTMQTRVFIVHMYPSLGTQLFAKAKEIGMMSEGYVWIMTDGLTTDFLSSPSPSVTDTIQGVLGIKPYVPRTKELENFRVRWKRKFLQ
- the LOC118054930 gene encoding GDSL esterase/lipase At1g29670, which produces MGVWAYDYIWLLRRWSMIMGVWAYDYIWLRRRWSKIMGLWASGIVITSGSEDVGVRLWAYGLLAFGNNNGLSTSAKVNYPPYGIDFPAGPTGRFTNGKTVADIITELLGLKDYIQPFATATASEIINGVNYASGSSGIRDEAGRNLGSHVGFNQQLNNHQIAISRLTKTLKDSTAAHLNQCLYTVGMGSNDYINDYFLPGSATSTRYTPDQFAGVLIDQYSKQIRTLHDAGARKIALFGLGAISCTPNSIVLFGKNGTCSESITGAVQLFNVRLKSLVDQLNKELTDSKVIYINSTGTLGRDPTKLGFKVFKSSCCQVNNVGLCSPSSTACPNRNEFIFWDGFHPTEALNKLTAARAFHAPDPSDAYPFGISQLVH